In the genome of Candidatus Pristimantibacillus lignocellulolyticus, the window GCAAGAGACGGCTATACAAGAGCGCTCACAGTTTGTCCGTTCTGCTAAAAAACTCGCTGCGCTTGTACGCTCTTAATATCGGTTTTATGCCCTATCGTTTCGAAGAATACAAAGAAGTAGAACACAGGGTGGTGCAGTGATGAATATGGATTTATGGATATATGATATTTTTGTATATATCTACGCCCTGAGTCTGTTGTTTTATTTTTCTGATTTTGTTTCTGAGAATCGGAAAGCGAAGCAACTAGGCACAGGGCTACTTGTTTTTGTATGGTTAATTTCAGGAGCTTTTTTAATCTTTCGATTACTTACGGAATTACGTATGCCAGTATTTCAATTTACTACCTTTGATGTATTGCAATTATTCTCATGGATATTAATTACAGCATCATTTATTATTGGTAGATATTATAAAATCGATTTGATTGTGTTTTTTGTCAATGTTATTGGATTTTCGATTTTTGCGCTTAATATGTATAGCTCTCCGAAAGAAGGGCGATCACTTGAGTTATGGCAAGCTACTCGCGAACTACTATATGTACATATTAGTCTTGTTATTAGTGCCTATGCTGTTTTAACTATTGGTGCTTTGTTATCGATTATGTACCTCGTTGTACATCATAGCTTGAAACGAAAGAAATGGACAAAATGGTTGCGTAGATTTCCAAGTCTGGAAGTTATGGATCGTTCAATTGAAAGAATGGTCGTTATTGGCGTACCACTTTTAATTATGTCTTTGGCGATTGCTACAATTTCACTAGTTGTGGAAGGAAGAGCATATTTACTGTTAGATATTCAAATTGTGACGTCACTTTGTGCGCTTGGTATTTATGGTTACTTTATTTACCAACGGTCTGTAAATGAAAGATCAGGCCAGAAGATCGCCCAATTATATTTGCTAGCGTACGGCTTTCAATTAATTAATATGTTCTCCACTGAACTATCGGCATTTCACTAAATGTGCAGGAGGTGACTAGAATGGAACAAAACTCTCTGTACTATCCAATGATGGTGAATTTATACGATCACAAGTGTCTCGTTGTTGGTGGAGGTATCATTGCCACGCGCAAAATTACCGGACTACTTGCAGCGGGCGCAAGCTCCATTACTATCGTCGCACCGGTTATTAGTGAATCATTGCTAGAACTACTGCTACTACACGATTCGTTAACTTGGATTCAGTCTACCTATGAAGAAACACTGATGAAGCAGTTCACTATTGTCTTTGCAGCAACCGATGTCGTAGAACTTAATGCCACGATTACTAATGATGCATTAAACAAGGGTATACTAATATGTAATATCAGTGATGGTGAGCAAGGAAACTTTATAACTCCAGCGACAATAAGAGAAGGTCAACTTACATTAGCGATTTCAACATCAGGAAGTAGTCCTTCTTTGACGAAACATTTGAAACGTCAACTAGAGGTTCAATTCACAAAACCTTATGCTAATGCTTTGCAATTAATGTCACGCCTTAGAGTGGATCTAGAGCGGGATGATGTTGAGTTAACGATAAGTGCTCTAATTACTGAGCAGGCATTGCAAGAAGTACTTCAAGTTTTACCAGTAGATTATGAGATTTGGTATGAAAAATTGCGAAAGAACTTTACGACGTAAGTGCATAATGAAGGTGAGGAATTAGCGATGGAAGCTAGAGTCATTAAGGTTGGTACACGACAGAGTCAATTAGCATTAACGCAATCTGGACAAGTAATTAAGCAACTTGAAGATATTTGTGAGCAACATGGATTACCTTATACTTTTGAAATACATAAGATTATTACAAAAGGCGATCAAATACTCGATGTTACGTTATCTAAAGTAGGCGGTAAAGGATTGTTTGTAAAAGAAATCGAACAAGCACTACTTGATGGTGTGATCGATATGGCCATACACAGTATGAAAGATATGCCGTATGAGCTTCCAGAAGGGCTTATTAACGGAGCTGTACCGAAGCGCTTGTCTCCACAAGACTGCTTAGTTATGCGTAATGGAGATTCGTTTGCTGATTTACCTCAAGGTGCTAAAGTCGGTACGAGTAGTTTGCGCAGAAGTAGTCAGTTGAAGCATGTTAGACCAGATCTTGATTTGCAATGGATTAGAGGCAATATTGATTCTCGTATTCGCAAATTAGAAACTGAAAACTTTGACGCAATTGTACTTGCCGCGGCAGGATTATCACGAATGGGTTGGCAGGAAAAGATATCTACATTGCTTCCACTCGATGTATGTGTTCCTGCTGTTGGACAAGGCGCATTAGGTGTGCAATGCCGTCAGCAAGATGATGGAGTTGTACAGTTATTACAAATATTGAATGATGCAGATTCCGCGCTAGCTGTTGCAGCAGAACGTAGTTTTCTAGGAACACTTGAAGGTGGTTGCCAAGTACCATTAGGTGCACATTCTACTATTGTTGAACGTTCAGCAGATGGGGTGATTCTGGAATTAACAGGTATTGTCGGTTCTCCAGATGGTAAGATATTGTTAAAAGAAACTCGTCGTGGTAAGGATGCATTGCAGTTGGGAGCTGAAGTTGCCCAATTGCTGTTAGATGGTGGTGCACGTGAAATTTTA includes:
- the ccsA gene encoding cytochrome c biogenesis protein CcsA, whose protein sequence is MNMDLWIYDIFVYIYALSLLFYFSDFVSENRKAKQLGTGLLVFVWLISGAFLIFRLLTELRMPVFQFTTFDVLQLFSWILITASFIIGRYYKIDLIVFFVNVIGFSIFALNMYSSPKEGRSLELWQATRELLYVHISLVISAYAVLTIGALLSIMYLVVHHSLKRKKWTKWLRRFPSLEVMDRSIERMVVIGVPLLIMSLAIATISLVVEGRAYLLLDIQIVTSLCALGIYGYFIYQRSVNERSGQKIAQLYLLAYGFQLINMFSTELSAFH
- a CDS encoding bifunctional precorrin-2 dehydrogenase/sirohydrochlorin ferrochelatase, which gives rise to MEQNSLYYPMMVNLYDHKCLVVGGGIIATRKITGLLAAGASSITIVAPVISESLLELLLLHDSLTWIQSTYEETLMKQFTIVFAATDVVELNATITNDALNKGILICNISDGEQGNFITPATIREGQLTLAISTSGSSPSLTKHLKRQLEVQFTKPYANALQLMSRLRVDLERDDVELTISALITEQALQEVLQVLPVDYEIWYEKLRKNFTT
- the hemC gene encoding hydroxymethylbilane synthase, whose protein sequence is MEARVIKVGTRQSQLALTQSGQVIKQLEDICEQHGLPYTFEIHKIITKGDQILDVTLSKVGGKGLFVKEIEQALLDGVIDMAIHSMKDMPYELPEGLINGAVPKRLSPQDCLVMRNGDSFADLPQGAKVGTSSLRRSSQLKHVRPDLDLQWIRGNIDSRIRKLETENFDAIVLAAAGLSRMGWQEKISTLLPLDVCVPAVGQGALGVQCRQQDDGVVQLLQILNDADSALAVAAERSFLGTLEGGCQVPLGAHSTIVERSADGVILELTGIVGSPDGKILLKETRRGKDALQLGAEVAQLLLDGGAREILAEIEV